In Salinibaculum sp. SYNS191, the genomic window CAGTTCTGCCAGATGGTCTGTGGCGTCTGCTTCACCAGCCACCGGATGGGCTCGACGCTCGCCATCGAGGACGCGGCGCGCCGGGCAGGGGTCTTCGAGGGCGTCCCGAAGCAGGGCCGCCTGCTGCGGGACATCATGGAGGGGATGTTCCTCGTCTGGAACGACACCATCCACCTGTTCACGCTGGCCGGGCCGGACTACAGCGACGAGGTGGCCGACACCGGCTTCGAACGCCTGGACCCGGTCGGCGGCGCGGGCTACCGGGAAGCGCTTCGCCAGCAGCGGGTGCTCCTGCAGGCGTTCGCCGAGTTCGGCGGCAAAGCCCCCCACCCGCTGACCTACGCGCCCGGCGGCGTGGCGACGGAACCGGACGCCGAGACCATCGCCGACGTGCGAGAGACCGTCGCGGACGTCGACGACTGGCTCGGCCCGACGGACGCCGTCCCGGAGGCGCTGGCCGACGTGCGGGCGGGCGACGTCGAGAGCGACGAGGCCCAGGGCATCCACGACATGCTGAGCATCCTCGTCGCCGCCGCCGACGTCGACGCCGACACCTTCGGCCGCGGCCCCGACCGGTTCTACGCCAACGGGATGTTCAACGGGCTGGAGGACGGCGACGGCTACGTGCTCCCGCGCGGCGTCTACCGCGACGGCACGCTGGAACGGCCCACCCGGGAGGAAATCGTCGACAACATCCGTGAGGACACCGCCTACTCGTGGTACACGGACGCGAGCGCCGGCCACCCCGCCGAAGCGCCGGCACCGGACCCCGACCCCGAGAAGGAGGGGGCCTACTCCTGGGGGAAGGCCCCGCGCTACGACGGCGAGCCGATCGAGACGGGACCGCTGGCGCGACTCGTCGCCGCCGAGCGGGACCCGTTCGACCTCCGGGCGGAGCTCTGTGGCGAGGCCGTCGCCTCCAGTACGCTCCACCGCCTGGTCGCCCGCGTCCAGGAGTTGCTGCTCGTGCGCGACTGGCTGCTGGAGTGGCTGGACGCGCTGGACCCCAGCGGCACTTTCAGCAACGAGTGGACCGACGACTTCTCGGCCCAGGGCGTCGGCCTGTGGGGGGCGTCACGGGGCGCGCTGTCGCACTGGTGCACCGTCGAGGACGGCGAGGTGAGCCAGTACCAGATACTCTCGCCGACCCTGTGGAACCTCGGCCCCCGCGACGCCGACGGCGTGCCGAGCACCTTCGAGCAGGCCGTCGAGGGGATGCACATCGACGACCTGACCGAACCGATCGACGTGATGCGGACCATCCGGTCGTACGACCCCTGCCTCGGCTGTGCAGTCCACGTCCAGGGACCAGAGGAGAGCTTCCACGCCGAGGTGGAACCCGCCAGTCCGTCCCCCGGCGATCTGGAGTGACCGGCCGCCGGCACACGGCGAGTGCGCCGGAACGCCCGAGAACGGTCCGCTGTCCTGTCGTGGAGTCAAAATGTCTCAGCAAGTGGGAACGCCGACCACCGTTTTGTAAGGGGCCAGTGACTCTCGAGGCAGCGGCAGGATGAACGGACTGTATGCGACCTATCTCGTCCTTTTCTCGGGGGCGGCGATCGCGTGCCTGGGGAGTAT contains:
- a CDS encoding nickel-dependent hydrogenase large subunit, with amino-acid sequence MPEIDIDPTTRIEGHHSATLHVEDGVVTAVKSKMDMFRGIESIVLGRPPADVPQFCQMVCGVCFTSHRMGSTLAIEDAARRAGVFEGVPKQGRLLRDIMEGMFLVWNDTIHLFTLAGPDYSDEVADTGFERLDPVGGAGYREALRQQRVLLQAFAEFGGKAPHPLTYAPGGVATEPDAETIADVRETVADVDDWLGPTDAVPEALADVRAGDVESDEAQGIHDMLSILVAAADVDADTFGRGPDRFYANGMFNGLEDGDGYVLPRGVYRDGTLERPTREEIVDNIREDTAYSWYTDASAGHPAEAPAPDPDPEKEGAYSWGKAPRYDGEPIETGPLARLVAAERDPFDLRAELCGEAVASSTLHRLVARVQELLLVRDWLLEWLDALDPSGTFSNEWTDDFSAQGVGLWGASRGALSHWCTVEDGEVSQYQILSPTLWNLGPRDADGVPSTFEQAVEGMHIDDLTEPIDVMRTIRSYDPCLGCAVHVQGPEESFHAEVEPASPSPGDLE